In the genome of Pyrobaculum islandicum DSM 4184, the window TTCAGCGCTTCTGTAGACTAGACCATTACGTATTCCCTATCGGTTGCCCTTCGCGCAATGAGGATGTCGATGTCACTCACAACAGCGTACCTCGACAGAGCCCACACGAAGACCCTCGGCGCCTGGGTCGAAGCACTTACGTCTTTAACGAGCTCAGCAACGGATCTGCAACCCCTGAGGAAGCACGAGTCAGTAGAAACTCAAGCGTGCTCTATGAGGAGGCTGTGGAGTGATCAGCGCTCGGCTGTGTATGTGGCGAGTTGGCAGTACTGAGATGTGGCTTTGGCGCCGGGCTTTGGCTCCCATGTTATCCCTCTCGTGTCTCTCGCCACTATGACAAAGGTGTAGAGGCCGTGCTTCGTGGCGTTAAACGGCACCTCGACTCTGAAGTACCACATGCCTCCGTTTTCCACAGCCACGCCTTCGCAGAACCAGCCGGTTTGATTACCCAACGTGTAGAAACTTCGCCTCACATACGCAGAGGTTGGAACATCGTAGAAGACTGCCACTGGATAGCACCACCGGGTGTAGTTAAACGGCGCCATGGCCCCCTCCACGTACCCCTCGGCGATGAAGTACGTCCCGTTGTAGGCCGGCGGCTTGATCCAGCGAACCCACTTAGACACCATGTAGATTGTCATGTGGGCTTCAGAGCCGTTATACACTATGCCGACAGAGACGTAGTTGTTGCAAGGGTCGAGGAGAGAGCGTCGGTGGCCCCAGTTGGCGTGCGAATCGTTGTAGACCATTGACCTTATCGACCCAACGATGAAGTCTGTCATGTTGAAGTTGCCACATCTAACGGGTTTGCCGTTTAGGAGACATCTCGCCATTGCGCCGTTTTCCTCCGCGGCGTATTTCCCGCCGTCTAGCTTCGTGTAGTAGTAGATGGGGTGTCTCCCCTCCGCGTCGTAGTGGCTGTAGATGCCGGTCTTCAACATGTATTCGGCGCGGTACTGCGGGGTCTTGAGGGGAATCCACCTGACCGGCGGGACGCCCTCCCTCTCCCTAATCTGGTTGAGGTACTCCAGGGCGAGTCTCCGTAGGCCGCTGGGGGTCCCGTTGTAGGTCTCCTCCGGCGGCGTGGGCGGCAGGAGGTAGCGGGCCGTGACCACTCCGCTGTAGCTTCCACAGGGCGTCTCCAGCACAAAGGTGTAGTTTACGGCCGGGGCGCCGCCGAGGTACGGGAGGTACACCGTCGCGTTCCCAGCCACCTCATATACCCGGCCCCCCACCCTCAAAACGCCGCGCGGCACACCCCTCAACTCCACGCGCACCGGCACCTCAGACCCCGCGAAGGACACATACCTGCTGTAGTTCACCTCAGCTCTACACGCCCCCGGCGACACCCCCGCCGCCGCCCTCCGCAGATCCTCCGCCCACCGGCGGACGAGAGAAGTCACGTTAAGGCCGTGTGTTACAAGGCCAGGCGTGGAGTTGTAGAGCCCGCCCTCGGGCACGAGCTTGAGGTGCTTAACCAAGTCGAGGAGCCGCGCGGCAAACAGATGTGCGTACCCATACAGCCAAGAACCGCCCATGAGGTAGAGCGCCAGGGCCAGGAGGAGGATCAAGACAAGCCGCCTCATGTAATACGCAGAACGGAGGCCTTGTATAAGGCGCGCGCCGCCATCCGCGAGCCTATAGTGGGGAGAGTGCGTCCCACGTGAGTAGGAAGACAAACGACGCCAGAGGCACAAGCACGTTGTCGTCTATAGGCGGGAACTCAAACCTCTCCACAAAGCTGGCCAAGACCGCCGCGACCGCCCCCGCGGCCCCTAGGTAGTGCCAGCCGATGGGTATGGAAACAGCCGCCATGGCTAAATTGCCCACCCAGTGCTTCGTCCTCCTCCCAAACAG includes:
- a CDS encoding CAP domain-containing protein — encoded protein: MRRLVLILLLALALYLMGGSWLYGYAHLFAARLLDLVKHLKLVPEGGLYNSTPGLVTHGLNVTSLVRRWAEDLRRAAAGVSPGACRAEVNYSRYVSFAGSEVPVRVELRGVPRGVLRVGGRVYEVAGNATVYLPYLGGAPAVNYTFVLETPCGSYSGVVTARYLLPPTPPEETYNGTPSGLRRLALEYLNQIREREGVPPVRWIPLKTPQYRAEYMLKTGIYSHYDAEGRHPIYYYTKLDGGKYAAEENGAMARCLLNGKPVRCGNFNMTDFIVGSIRSMVYNDSHANWGHRRSLLDPCNNYVSVGIVYNGSEAHMTIYMVSKWVRWIKPPAYNGTYFIAEGYVEGAMAPFNYTRWCYPVAVFYDVPTSAYVRRSFYTLGNQTGWFCEGVAVENGGMWYFRVEVPFNATKHGLYTFVIVARDTRGITWEPKPGAKATSQYCQLATYTAER